A region from the Benincasa hispida cultivar B227 chromosome 12, ASM972705v1, whole genome shotgun sequence genome encodes:
- the LOC120092487 gene encoding ATP-citrate synthase beta chain protein 2 translates to MATGQIFSRTTQALFYNYKQLPIQRMLDFDFLCGRETPSVAGIINPGSEGFQKLFFGQEEIAIPVHSTIEAACAAHPTADVFINFASFRSAAASSLSALKQPTIRVIAIIAEGVPESDTKQLIAYARANNKVVIGPATVGGIQAGAFKIGDTAGTIDNIVQCKLYRPGSVGFVSKSGGMSNEMYNTIARVTDGIYEGIAIGGDVFPGSTLSDHILRFNNIPQVKMMVVLGELGGRDEYSLVEAMKQGKVNKPVVAWVSGTCATLFKSEVQFGHAGAKSGGELESAQAKNQALRDAGAIVPTSYEALEDAIKETFGKLVEEGKITPVKEVKPPQIPEDLNSAIKSGKVRAPTHIISTISDDRGEEPSYAGIPMSSIVEQGYGVGDVISLLWFKRSLPRYCTHFIEICIMLCADHGPCVSGAHNTIVTARAGKDLVSSLVSGLLTIGPRFGGAIDDAARYFKDAYDRNLTPYEFVESMKKKGIRVPGIGHRIKRGDNRDKRVELLQRFARTHFPSVKYMEYAVQVETYTLSKANNLVLNVDGAIGSLFLDLLAGSGMFSKQEIDEIVEIGYLNGLFVLARSIGLIGHTFDQKRLKQPLYRHPWEDVLYTK, encoded by the exons ATGGCCACTGGACAAATATTTTCTCGTACGACCCAAGCACTGTTCTACAACTACAAGCAACTACCCATTCAGCGGATGCTTGACTTTGACTTCCTCTGTG GGAGGGAAACACCATCAGTTGCTGGAATCATCAATCCGGGTTCTGAGGGATTTCAGAAACTCTTTTTTGGTCAAGAGGAAATTGCCATCCCTGTGCATTCTAC GATTGAAGCAGCTTGTGCAGCACATCCCACAGCCGATGTCTTCATCAACTTTGCATCCTTCAGAAG TGCTGCTGCATCATCATTGTCTGCTTTGAAACAGCCTACCATCAGAGTTATAGCTATCATAGCTGAAGGTGTTCCAGAGTCAGACACCAAACAGTTGATTGCATATGCACGGGCTAACAATAAG GTTGTTATAGGCCCAGCTACCGTTGGTGGTATTCAAGCTGGAGCATTTAAGATCGGTGACACTGCTGGAACAATTGACAATATAGTACAGTGCAAGTTATACAGGCCTGGATCCGTGGGCTTTGTCTCTAAATCG GGTGGAATGTCTAATGAGATGTACAATACTATTGCCCGTGTTACAGATGGAATTTACGAAG GTATAGCAATTGGAGGTGATGTGTTTCCAGGTTCCACTCTTTCAGACCATATTTTGCGGTTTAACAACATCCCACAG GTTAAGATGATGGTTGTACTCGGAGAACTGGGTGGTCGGGATGAGTATTCTTTAGTTGAAGCCATGAAACAAGGAAAAGTTAACAAGCCAGTGGTCGCCTGGGTTAGCGGTACATGTGCAACACTGTTTAAATCTGAAGTTCAATTTGGACATGCT GGAGCAAAAAGTGGTGGTGAGTTGGAGTCTGCACAAGCCAAAAACCAGGCTTTAAGGGATGCTGGAGCAATTGTTCCAACTTCATATGAAGCCCTCGAAGATGCAATTAAGGaaacatttggaaaattg GTCGAAGAGGGGAAAATTACTCCAGTAAAGGAAGTAAAGCCTCCACAAATTCCTGAAGATCTTAACTCAGCAATTAAGAGCGGGAAAGTTCGGGCCCCAACCCATATTATTTCCACCATTTCTGATGACAGAG gtGAGGAGCCAAGCTATGCTGGAATTCCAATGTCATCCATTGTGGAGCAAGGTTATGGTGTTGGGGATGTTATCTCACTATTATGGTTCAAGCGCAGCCTTCCTCGGTACTGTACACATTTTATTGAG ATATGTATTATGCTCTGTGCTGACCACGGTCCTTGTGTATCTGGAGCACACAACACTATAGTAACAGCTAGGGCTGGAAAAGACCTCGTGTCCAGCCTTGTCTCAG GTTTGCTTACGATTGGCCCTCGATTTGGTGGTGCCATTGATGACGCCGCTCGGTATTTTAAGGATGCATATGACAGA AACCTTACACCTTACGAATTTGTTGAAAGCATGAAAAAGAAAGGGATTCGTGTGCCTGGAATTGGCCACAG GATCAAGAGAGGCGACAACCGAGATAAGAGAGTGGAGCTACTGCAGCGGTTTGCTCGGACACATTTCCCATCTGTGAAGTACATGGAGTATGCTGTGCAAGTTGAAACTTACACTCTCTCAAAGGCAAACAACTTGGTTCTTAATGTAGATGGTGCAATTGGGTCCCTTTTCTTGGATCTTCTTGCTGGTAGTGGAATGTTCAGCAAACAAGAGATCGATGAGATCGTCGAGATTGGCTATTTGAACGGTCTATTCGTGCTGGCTCGATCCATTGGTCTGATTGG ACACACATTTGATCAGAAGAGACTGAAACAACCACTTTACCGCCATCCTTGGGAAGATGTTCTCTACACCAAATGA
- the LOC120067055 gene encoding uncharacterized protein LOC120067055 isoform X2, whose amino-acid sequence MSKLLLSGTAAADSNSDHQIHHHHHHHQRSQSISPQRSRFATARRRGGASGGLDAAAAAWKRGSSSFRHSSPLQRESRTRGPLNAAAAAGDGGGGGPAAVNFTNKQYLNILQSMGQPVYIFDINYRIIYWNRAAEIVYGYSAAEALGQDAIELLVDPEDFAIANHVILRVMAGENWTGHLPVKNKMGQKFIVVATNTPFYDDGALVGIICVSNDSRPFQDLKIPLSVGCKQQDADSSMVRSRIPVSAKLGLDPQQPLQVAIASKLSNLASKVSNKVKSKIRTENISDREGGSGDGYHSDHGYPDAVLCDHREDANSSGASTPRGDSTAHGTFSRVEEKLSGKQVRDSGDEVKGKPTIQKILSLKAEEWIAKKGLSWPWKGTEQEGGSETRAAHFVWPWLQIDQEAEPANHKSSSISGKPEMQQNDGHRAVNNEASGSWSSFNVNSTSSVSSCGSTSSSAVNKVDTDMDCLDHEILWEDLTIGEQIGQGSCGTVYHALWYGSDVAVKVFSKQEYSDDVILSFKQEVSLMKKLRHPNILLFMGVVTSPQRLCIVTEFLPRGSLFRLLQRNTGKLDWRRRVHMALDIARGMNYLHHCNPPIIHRDLKSSNLLIDKNWTVKVGDFGLSRLKHETYLTTKTGKGTPQWMAPEVLRNEPSDEKSDIYSFGVILWELATEKIPWENLNSMQVIGAVGFMNQRLEIPKDVDPQWASIIESCWHSEPSNRPSFQVLIEKLREVQRKYAMQLQAARSGADNNNNNNIPQKET is encoded by the exons ATGTCCAAACTTCTTCTATCTGGAACTGCCGCCGCCGATTCCAACTCCGACCACCAAATCCACCACCACCATCATCACCATCAACGCTCTCAATCCATTTCACCTCAGCGTTCTAGATTTGCTACGGCTCGGAGAAGAGGTGGCGCTTCTGGAGGTTTAGACGCCGCTGCCGCCGCCTGGAAAAGAGGCTCTTCCTCGTTTCGACATTCTTCTCCGCTTCAGAGAGAGAGTAGGACTCGTGGCCCTTTGAATGCAGCCGCCGCCGCCGGAGATGGCGGCGGCGGCGGCCCTGCCGCTGTGAATTTCACCAACAAACAGTATCTGAATATCTTGCAGTCAATGGGACAGCCTGTTTATATTTTTGACATTAATTATCGTATAATTTACTG GAACCGAGCTGCTGAAATTGTATATGGGTATTCTGCGGCGGAGGCTCTTGGCCAGGACGCCATTGAGCTTCTAGTAGATCCTGAGGATTTTGCCATTGCAAACCATGTAATTCTTCGTGTCATGGCGGGTGAGAATTGGACTGGTCACTTACCTGTAAAGAACAAGATGGGGCAAAAATTTATAGTTGTTGCTACTAACACTCCATTCTACGACGATGGTGCATTGGTTGGAATTATCTGTGTATCAAATGATTCGCGGCCATTTCAAGATTTGAAGATTCCTTTATCAGTGGGTTGTAAACAGCAGGATGCAGATTCGAGCATGgttcgatcacgaattccggtTTCAGCGAAACTTGGTCTCGATCCTCAGCAGCCTCTTCAAGTGGCAATCGCTTCAAAGTTATCGAACTTG GCATCAAAGGTAAGCAACAAAGTCAAGTCCAAAATTCGAACCGAAAACATCTCGGATCGAGAAGGTGGAAGTGGAGATGGTTATCACTCTGATCATGGCTATCCAGATGCAGTTCTTTGTGACCATCGGGAGGACGCAAATTCGAGTGGAGCTAGCACACCTCGAGGAGATTCCACGGCTCATGGTACATTTTCCCGTGTTGAAGAGAAGTTATCTGGCAAACAGGTCAGGGATTCTGGTGATGAGGTTAAAGGAAAACCTACTATCCAGAAGATCTTATCCTTAAAAGCAGAAGAATGGATTGCCAAGAAAGGCTTATCCTGGCCGTGGAAAGGGACCGAGCAGGAAGGAGGATCTGAAACAAGGGCAGCCCATTTTGTTTGGCCCTGGTTACAAATCGATCAAGAAGCTGAACCAGCTAATCATAAGAGTTCCTCTATATCTGGGAAACCAGAAATGCAGCAAAATGACGGTCATCGAGCAGTCAATAACGAGGCGTCGGGATCTTGGTCGTCGTTCAATGTTAACAGCACTAGCAGTGTCAGTAGCTGTGGAAGTACCAGTAGTAGTGCAGTCAACAAGGTTGACACAGACATGGACTGCTTGGATCATGAAATCTTGTGGGAAGACCTTACCATTGGGGAGCAAATAGGGCAAG GTTCTTGTGGAACTGTCTATCATGCACTGTGGTATGGATCA GACGTTGCCGTCAAAGTTTTCTCCAAACAAGAGTATTCAGATGATGTGATTCTCTCCTTCAAACAGGAG gtATCCCTGATGAAAAAGCTTAGACACCCCAATATTCTTCTCTTTATGGGAGTTGTAACTTCACCTCAGCGTCTCTGCATTGTCACAGAATTCCTTCCACG TGGAAGTTTGTTTCGTTTACTACAGAGGAACACTGGCAAATTAGATTGGAGACGCCGTGTTCATATGGCTTTGGACATT GCACGAGGCATGAACTATCTTCACCATTGCAATCCACCTATTATTCACCGAGATTTGAAATCTTCGAACCTCTTAATTGACAAAAACTGGACTGTGAAG GTTGGAGATTTTGGTCTATCTCGACTTAAGCATGAGACTTATCTAACAACTAAGACAGGAAAGGGCACG CCTCAATGGATGGCGCCTGAAGTTCTTCGTAATGAGCCCTCGGATGAGAA GTCCGACATATACAGTTTTGGAGTCATATTGTGGGAACTTGCAACCGAGAAGATCCCTTGGGAAAATCTCAATTCGATGCAG GTAATTGGTGCCGTTGGGTTTATGAACCAACGTCTTGAAATCCCCAAGGATGTGGATCCACAATGGGCTTCTATTATTGAAAGCTGCTGGCACAG TGAACCTTCAAACCGGCCATCATTCCAAGTTCTGATAGAAAAGCTGAGAGAGGTGCAGAGGAAGTATGCTATGCAATTACAGGCAGCTCGTTCTGGTGCagataacaacaacaataataatatccCTCAAAAGGAAACATAA
- the LOC120068458 gene encoding probable enoyl-CoA hydratase 1, peroxisomal gives MDRSSPENLILVTRESNGIAFVTINRPKSLNSLTRSMMTDLAQAFKSLDRDDSVRVIVLSGSGRAFCSGVDLTAAEDVFKGDVKDVESDPVVQMERCRKPIIGAIAGFAITAGFEIALACDILIAAKGAMFIDTHARFGIFPSWGLSQKLGRIIGVNKAREVSLTAMPLTAEEAEKRNLVNEVVEGGELLKKARAIAEAILKNNQDMVLRYKSVINDGLKLDLGQALALEKERAHAYYNGMTKEQFQKMQEFIAGRSSKKPSKL, from the exons ATGGATCGTTCTTCGCCGGAAAACCTCATCCTCGTCACCAGAGAATCAAACGGGATCGCTTTCGTTACAATCAACCGCCCGAAGTCGTTGAATTCCTTAACAAGGTCGATGATGACAGATCTGGCTCAGGCGTTCAAGAGCTTAGACCGCGACGATTCCGTGCGAGTCATCGTCCTCTCTGGATCAGGACGAGCCTTCTGTTCCGGTGTAGACCTAACTGCGGCGGAGGACGTTTTCAAGGGAGATGTGAAGGATGTTGAATCCGATCCGGTTGTGCAAATGGAACGCTGCCGGAAACCGATCATCGGAGCGATTGCAGGTTTCGCCATCACCGCTGGATTTGAGATCGCCTTGGCTTGTGACATACTAATCGCTGCCAAAGGAGCTATGTTCATCGACACGCATGCTAG ATTTGGGATATTTCCTTCATGGGGATTATCTCAGAAACTAGGAAGGATAATTGGAGTTAACAAAGCTCGCGAAGTATCGCTAACGGCGATGCCTCTAACGGCAGAGGAAGCAGAGAAGAGAAATTTGGTGAATGAGGTGGTTGAAGGAGGTGAATTATTGAAGAAAGCTCGAGCAATTGCGGAGGCAATCTTGAAGAACAATCAGGATATGGTGTTGAGATACAAGTCAGTCATTAACGATGGCCTGAAGCTTGATCTTGGCCAAGCTCTTGCACTGGAAAAG GAGAGAGCTCATGCGTATTACAATGGAATGACCAAAGAACAATTCCAGAAAATGCAAGAATTTATAGCTGGTCGGAGCTCCAAGAAACCTTCCAAGTTATAG
- the LOC120092812 gene encoding huntingtin-interacting protein K, producing the protein MTSWELEARVLLILAPRRRRFVSILNRDAPNSIDSHYKSPKFLLRCSFTEMEAGDDGVERLVDSKDMQQQSKAFDKLTDRVEDRQLDSTRVQEAMASIAASAEADWNAMMLREKELAAVKINAADVDIIANELELDKKVAERTLREHKGDAVAAIRYLLR; encoded by the exons ATGACTAGTTGGGAATTGGAAGCGAGGGTTTTGCTGATCTTAGCTCCTCGCCGTCGCCGATTTGTTTCGATTCTCAACAGAGACGCACCAAATTCTATCGATTCTCACTACAAATCACCAAAATTTCTGTTACGTTGTTCGTTTACAGAGATGGAAGCCGGAGACGATGGAGTCGAGAGGCTGGTTGATTCGAAGGATATGCAGCAACAAAGCAAAGCCTTTGATAAGCTCACTGATCGCGTTGAAGACCGTCAACTCGATTCCACTCGTGTTCAAGAG GCAATGGCATCTATTGCTGCATCGGCCGAAGCCGATTGGAATGCTATGATGTTGAG AGAGAAAGAGCTTGCTGCTGTCAAGATAAACGCAGCTGACGTCGACATAATTGCAAATGAACTCGAG TTGGACAAGAAGGTCGCCGAGAGAACGTTGCGAGAGCACAAAGGCGACGCCGTTGCTGCTATACGGTATTTACTACGTTAA
- the LOC120092860 gene encoding probable ubiquitin-conjugating enzyme E2 25 produces MSSPSSSPLCYSHDGEDKHPATEDGGDEPNGSPPPTPFSFKQFDIVSDYSDHHYADSNLFANCIGSDVSKKIMREWKILERNLPESIFVRAYEERIDLLRAVIVGPAGTPYHDGLFFFDLAFTSDYPNSPPMVYYHSYGLRLNPNLYEDGYVCLSLINTWDGKEEERWNPAISTVLQILISIQALVLNEKPYFNEPELEEEVEAEIYSDAYNKEAYLFCCKMMMRLMKNPPKNYEEFVKNYFGEKGKGILAACKAYSDGRVRVGRFNEKENSESESDDCNRAEVSAIFKALMEKMHRDLHAAFLLFCTI; encoded by the coding sequence atgtCTTCTCCTTCGTCTTCTCCTCTCTGTTATTCACACGACGGCGAAGACAAACACCCCGCCACCGAAGACGGCGGTGACGAACCTAACGGATCGCCACCGCCAACGCCGTTCTCCTTCAAACAGTTCGATATCGTCAGCGACTACTCCGATCACCATTACGCCGATTCAAACCTCTTCGCGAACTGCATTGGATCGGATGTCTCAAAGAAGATCATGCGAGAATGGAAGATTCTCGAAAGAAATCTTCCGGAATCGATTTTCGTTCGTGCTTACGAAGAGAGAATCGATCTTCTACGAGCAGTAATCGTAGGTCCAGCCGGAACTCCATATCACGACGGATTGTTCTTCTTCGACCTAGCTTTCACCTCGGACTATCCGAATAGTCCTCCGATGGTGTATTACCATTCCTACGGACTACGATTAAACCCTAACCTATACGAAGACGGCTACGTGTGCTTGAGTTTGATAAACACCTGggatggaaaagaagaagagcgATGGAATCCAGCGATTTCGACAGTTTTACAGATTTTAATATCGATTCAAGCGCTGGTGTTGAATGAGAAGCCGTATTTCAACGAACCGGAACTGGAAGAGGAGGTGGAAGCGGAGATTTACTCAGATGCATACAATAAGGAAGCGTACTTGTTCTGTTGCAAGATGATGatgagattgatgaagaatccGCCGAAGAATTACGAGGAGTTTGTGAAGAATTACTTTGGGGAGAAAGGGAAAGGGATACTGGCGGCGTGTAAAGCTTACTCCGACGGCCGTGTTAGGGTTGGGAGGTTCAATGAAAAGGAGAATAGTGAAAGTGAAAGTGATGATTGTAACAGAGCGGAGGTTTCTGCCATTTTTAAGGCGTTAATGGAGAAGATGCATCGGGATCTGCACGCAGCTTTCCTCCTCTTCTGCACCATCTAG
- the LOC120067055 gene encoding uncharacterized protein LOC120067055 isoform X1 yields the protein MGTPPAEELLRKIQELEEGQAHLKKEMSKLLLSGTAAADSNSDHQIHHHHHHHQRSQSISPQRSRFATARRRGGASGGLDAAAAAWKRGSSSFRHSSPLQRESRTRGPLNAAAAAGDGGGGGPAAVNFTNKQYLNILQSMGQPVYIFDINYRIIYWNRAAEIVYGYSAAEALGQDAIELLVDPEDFAIANHVILRVMAGENWTGHLPVKNKMGQKFIVVATNTPFYDDGALVGIICVSNDSRPFQDLKIPLSVGCKQQDADSSMVRSRIPVSAKLGLDPQQPLQVAIASKLSNLASKVSNKVKSKIRTENISDREGGSGDGYHSDHGYPDAVLCDHREDANSSGASTPRGDSTAHGTFSRVEEKLSGKQVRDSGDEVKGKPTIQKILSLKAEEWIAKKGLSWPWKGTEQEGGSETRAAHFVWPWLQIDQEAEPANHKSSSISGKPEMQQNDGHRAVNNEASGSWSSFNVNSTSSVSSCGSTSSSAVNKVDTDMDCLDHEILWEDLTIGEQIGQGSCGTVYHALWYGSDVAVKVFSKQEYSDDVILSFKQEVSLMKKLRHPNILLFMGVVTSPQRLCIVTEFLPRGSLFRLLQRNTGKLDWRRRVHMALDIARGMNYLHHCNPPIIHRDLKSSNLLIDKNWTVKVGDFGLSRLKHETYLTTKTGKGTPQWMAPEVLRNEPSDEKSDIYSFGVILWELATEKIPWENLNSMQVIGAVGFMNQRLEIPKDVDPQWASIIESCWHSEPSNRPSFQVLIEKLREVQRKYAMQLQAARSGADNNNNNNIPQKET from the exons ATGGGAACTCCACCAGCAGAGGAGCTTCTGAGGAAGATCCAAGAGCTGGAGGAGGGTCAAGCGCATCTCAAGAAAGAGATGTCCAAACTTCTTCTATCTGGAACTGCCGCCGCCGATTCCAACTCCGACCACCAAATCCACCACCACCATCATCACCATCAACGCTCTCAATCCATTTCACCTCAGCGTTCTAGATTTGCTACGGCTCGGAGAAGAGGTGGCGCTTCTGGAGGTTTAGACGCCGCTGCCGCCGCCTGGAAAAGAGGCTCTTCCTCGTTTCGACATTCTTCTCCGCTTCAGAGAGAGAGTAGGACTCGTGGCCCTTTGAATGCAGCCGCCGCCGCCGGAGATGGCGGCGGCGGCGGCCCTGCCGCTGTGAATTTCACCAACAAACAGTATCTGAATATCTTGCAGTCAATGGGACAGCCTGTTTATATTTTTGACATTAATTATCGTATAATTTACTG GAACCGAGCTGCTGAAATTGTATATGGGTATTCTGCGGCGGAGGCTCTTGGCCAGGACGCCATTGAGCTTCTAGTAGATCCTGAGGATTTTGCCATTGCAAACCATGTAATTCTTCGTGTCATGGCGGGTGAGAATTGGACTGGTCACTTACCTGTAAAGAACAAGATGGGGCAAAAATTTATAGTTGTTGCTACTAACACTCCATTCTACGACGATGGTGCATTGGTTGGAATTATCTGTGTATCAAATGATTCGCGGCCATTTCAAGATTTGAAGATTCCTTTATCAGTGGGTTGTAAACAGCAGGATGCAGATTCGAGCATGgttcgatcacgaattccggtTTCAGCGAAACTTGGTCTCGATCCTCAGCAGCCTCTTCAAGTGGCAATCGCTTCAAAGTTATCGAACTTG GCATCAAAGGTAAGCAACAAAGTCAAGTCCAAAATTCGAACCGAAAACATCTCGGATCGAGAAGGTGGAAGTGGAGATGGTTATCACTCTGATCATGGCTATCCAGATGCAGTTCTTTGTGACCATCGGGAGGACGCAAATTCGAGTGGAGCTAGCACACCTCGAGGAGATTCCACGGCTCATGGTACATTTTCCCGTGTTGAAGAGAAGTTATCTGGCAAACAGGTCAGGGATTCTGGTGATGAGGTTAAAGGAAAACCTACTATCCAGAAGATCTTATCCTTAAAAGCAGAAGAATGGATTGCCAAGAAAGGCTTATCCTGGCCGTGGAAAGGGACCGAGCAGGAAGGAGGATCTGAAACAAGGGCAGCCCATTTTGTTTGGCCCTGGTTACAAATCGATCAAGAAGCTGAACCAGCTAATCATAAGAGTTCCTCTATATCTGGGAAACCAGAAATGCAGCAAAATGACGGTCATCGAGCAGTCAATAACGAGGCGTCGGGATCTTGGTCGTCGTTCAATGTTAACAGCACTAGCAGTGTCAGTAGCTGTGGAAGTACCAGTAGTAGTGCAGTCAACAAGGTTGACACAGACATGGACTGCTTGGATCATGAAATCTTGTGGGAAGACCTTACCATTGGGGAGCAAATAGGGCAAG GTTCTTGTGGAACTGTCTATCATGCACTGTGGTATGGATCA GACGTTGCCGTCAAAGTTTTCTCCAAACAAGAGTATTCAGATGATGTGATTCTCTCCTTCAAACAGGAG gtATCCCTGATGAAAAAGCTTAGACACCCCAATATTCTTCTCTTTATGGGAGTTGTAACTTCACCTCAGCGTCTCTGCATTGTCACAGAATTCCTTCCACG TGGAAGTTTGTTTCGTTTACTACAGAGGAACACTGGCAAATTAGATTGGAGACGCCGTGTTCATATGGCTTTGGACATT GCACGAGGCATGAACTATCTTCACCATTGCAATCCACCTATTATTCACCGAGATTTGAAATCTTCGAACCTCTTAATTGACAAAAACTGGACTGTGAAG GTTGGAGATTTTGGTCTATCTCGACTTAAGCATGAGACTTATCTAACAACTAAGACAGGAAAGGGCACG CCTCAATGGATGGCGCCTGAAGTTCTTCGTAATGAGCCCTCGGATGAGAA GTCCGACATATACAGTTTTGGAGTCATATTGTGGGAACTTGCAACCGAGAAGATCCCTTGGGAAAATCTCAATTCGATGCAG GTAATTGGTGCCGTTGGGTTTATGAACCAACGTCTTGAAATCCCCAAGGATGTGGATCCACAATGGGCTTCTATTATTGAAAGCTGCTGGCACAG TGAACCTTCAAACCGGCCATCATTCCAAGTTCTGATAGAAAAGCTGAGAGAGGTGCAGAGGAAGTATGCTATGCAATTACAGGCAGCTCGTTCTGGTGCagataacaacaacaataataatatccCTCAAAAGGAAACATAA